The proteins below come from a single Pichia kudriavzevii chromosome 2, complete sequence genomic window:
- a CDS encoding uncharacterized protein (PKUD0B04350; similar to Saccharomyces cerevisiae YKL010C (UFD4); ancestral locus Anc_2.497): MTFFFPRINLDPFQSLRISCKTGVLTSSRPNTKVYLYVSRASLISSKILSLFSLPLESVWAKVTNLDLFDLGMVFGVVFTGLLLNKKLSTIKVKTNFFFMKNFKLRKKTAVKKKKDSKQKRKILRERKKKQKKGSAVSCRCVCVCFFFFFFGFLMDSCSSRRRFRETTDLVVRNIFRKKPTDKSNRRSEEREIIEMVDRPKKSPRSNDSDIDLSDADDGHGYDDEMNDSDEESVLQRLTGNYRRFSETQRFREREQNNASLDIDGLESNVPIHARNLNESSFDDDIGLDDEDMDAFLGEESDDENRDVGSAEEGREDHEEEGEEQLQRGNEEDEIDSFENSSFAHSAALAMLANALSSSGRTSDEVSELEHFINQTRGRSFPSNNQNSVEGRNLSEGETRENSSNRHGNQSPNMFFMNSLLNHVIPHRSSRIAGLIDGLNTHDNAYLIMETLNEISSSLLMMSSIQSERQVPTFKLAEALVRVINEYPDDLELQLVGCRCIYNLAEVNFNCISEIVSAGVIETLNEKLLDLSYIDMAEQALQALEIISRRAGRQCLVKGSVPIVLAYLDFFTIHAQRKALQICANASVNIPQTKASDVQTAFATIKSVATTYPDPQCVESAWIFIANTIKSFQYTPSLLTNLLDLEFLQKICNIFPLALGNGNRSSGLVKFKTCIFLLNSFTMLANNSSKFSNNLLTECDIVSMITKSFASYSNAIDSNDIDSQSSVSIDVLLKCPKDLLIAFLKLISVLLPLKDSSTKFNNHNDVGNYTQSHQSANLEKIKLLESEHNNMNNFFSSIFPLLLNIYDATVEYRVRRLVLIVVLRLIHLMAPEQLEKIVYHSKITLTLASSITHGKNLFKNKVGKQKEKELTRNYSLLYGSLLITQSLINCNPEVFLSDFMKEGLISQMKDLSAIFQSEFQNIVDHDIESSAGLYDFSTQEISDESSSDNIEIDYEEEEEEEESDSYGGDYEEDESHVHQAEINDLDSATEGLSQRIPYKNGTENTSLFKQKAFSIMDDGLGDLSMRSILDSLSALSISIHDDYDRLLASNKVVKSENFQFLESFKEKLDADLAQLNRSDWDQLWSSFANSLHPKANGSAISSFELISSGVVQKLVEVFETHKDHNLAMHKSFQHVFCSSFSPCVNEQASPLAFIVKALEEALDRNESFGIVGSDSDINRTPKFRTASMTKQMRVKLQPCDSDTTGQVRGFLLVVHAIATFETIQNFIKSSKSINIRNTTNLNSSSLDGDFHYDFYLNGEKVPSDATIYGAIYKSLENKYAQLGSTRENIMKTTHVIQYKTVPGKLVLDDNSANEETLVDPLEIIADKNILMILKLLKILHSFNSNIPNPSTSDNIFMNYKLTAKLNRQLDEPLIVASGILPEWSVILPREFPFLFPIETRIFFLKSTSFGYSRLIDYWLNRSKEENTNNNHSGRTAMLGRSIRHKLRISRERIFSSTVKVMESYATNPGLLEIEFFDEVGSGLGPTLEFYSEVSKSFSRVKLHMWRSDQYCKQQNTDVSKDKHEVHIHNAHGLFPRPLHKMDPHLNNTLLYFKVLGKFLARSFIDSRLIDFHFNPLFFQLAMKYACFEPMRVSLEESIELIKLIDESLSSSLRHLNLYLTEFRHTPEEERADFKIMGATVSDLMLTFVLPGYEEIKLIPGGDDVSVTAENLDLYISAIVEYTLYDGVSQQIKSFVDGFSEVFPFSSLKLFSPEELTRLSGNAVENWSVETLLAVVRSDHGYTNHSQQIEWLIDIMSKFEKEERRKFLKFITGSPRLPFNGFKGLSPPFTVVLKHTEDNLRPDDYLPSVMTCANYLKLPRYSSREVMLAKIKQAMNEGTNAFLLS, encoded by the coding sequence ATGacctttttctttccgAGAATCAATTTAGACCCGTTCCAGTCTTTACGGATTTCTTGCAAAACAGGTGTTCTTACATCATCAAGACCCAACACAAAGGTGTATTTGTATGTATCTAGAGCTTCTCTGATTTCATCGAAAATTCTCTCCTTGTTCTCTCTACCCTTGGAATCAGTCTGGGCTAAAGTCACTAACTTGGATCTCTTTGATCTAGGCATGGTATTCGGTGTGGTGTTTACAGGGCTTcttttaaataaaaagttATCTACAATCAAAGTAAAGAcgaatttttttttcatgaaaaattttaaactgaggaaaaaaacagcggtgaaaaaaaaaaaagattcaaaacaaaaaaggaaaatcctcagagagagaaaaaaaaaacaaaaaaaaggctCAGCGGTATCTTGTCGatgtgtgtgtgtgtgtttttttttttttttttttggttttctaaTGGACAGTTGCAGTTCTCGAAGGCGTTTCAGAGAGACTACTGATTTGGTTGTTAGAAATATATTCCGGAAGAAACCAACAGACAAATCCAATAGACGGTCAGAGGAAAGAGAGATAATTGAAATGGTGGATCGTCCGAAAAAATCCCCACGTTCTAATGACAGCGATATTGATCTAAGCGATGCAGATGATGGACATGGTTATGACGATGAAATGAACGATAGTGACGAAGAATCTGTTTTACAGAGGTTGACGGGTAATTACAGGCGATTCTCGGAGACACAAAGATTTAGAGAGAGAGAGCAGAACAATGCATCGTTGGATATTGATGGCCTTGAATCTAATGTCCCCATACATGCGAGAAACCTGAATGAGTCGTCGTTTGATGACGACATAGGTctagatgatgaagacatGGATGCGTTCCTTGGGGAGGAgtctgatgatgaaaaccGTGATGTTGGAAGTGCGGAAGAAGGACGAGAGGACCACGAAGAAGAGGGAGAAGAGCAGCTACAACGGGGCAACGAGGAGGATGAAATTGACTCGTTTGAGAATAGTTCATTTGCTCATTCAGCGGCTCTAGCAATGCTTGCCAATGCCTTGTCATCATCAGGAAGAACATCCGATGAGGTCTCCGAATTGGAGCACTTTATCAATCAAACAAGAGGTCGTAGTTTTCCCtcaaataatcaaaacAGTGTTGAAGGTAGAAATCTAAGTGAAGGTGAAACCAGAGAAAATTCAAGTAATCGCCACGGAAACCAAAGCCCAAATATGTTTTTCATGAACTCTCTTTTGAACCATGTAATACCACACAGATCTTCAAGAATCGCTGGGCTAATAGATGGTTTAAATACACATGATAATGCATACTTGATAATGGAAACATTGAATGAAATATCATCCAGTTTACTAATGATGTCCAGTATACAATCCGAACGCCAGGTTCCTACATTCAAGTTGGCAGAGGCTTTGGTTCGTGTTATAAATGAATACCCAGATGACTTGGAATTACAGCTAGTTGGCTGTAGGTGTATATATAACCTTGCAGAAGTTAATTTCAACTGCATTTCTGAAATAGTGTCTGCTGGTGTTATTGAAACCTTGAATGAGAAGTTATTGGATTTAAGCTATATAGATATGGCAGAACAGGCCCTGCAGGCGCTGGAGATAATATCCAGAAGAGCCGGTAGACAGTGCCTAGTAAAAGGTTCTGTTCCAATTGTCTTAGCATATTTGGACTTTTTCACGATCCATGCGCAACGGAAAGCTCTTCAAATTTGTGCAAATGCCTCTGTGAATATTCCGCAAACAAAGGCAAGCGATGTTCAGACTGCGTTTGCGACAATCAAGAGTGTTGCAACTACATACCCTGATCCACAGTGCGTGGAGTCTGCATGGATATTTATTGCCAATACAATTAAGAGTTTCCAATATACCCCATCATTATTAACAAATTTATTAGACCtagaatttcttcaaaagataTGCAATATTTTTCCTCTTGCCCTTGGCAATGGCAATCGATCTTCTGGATTGGTGAAGTTCAAGACCTGTATTTTTCTATTAAATTCATTTACTATGTTGGCCAATAATTCATcgaaattttcaaataactTATTGACTGAATGCGATATTGTTTCCATGATAACTAAAAGTTTTGCTTCATATAGTAATGCCATTGATAGTAATGACATTGATTCTCAATCCAGTGTCTCAATCGATGTCCTACTAAAATGCCCGAAGGATTTATTGATTGCTTTCTTGAAGCTTATTTCAGTATTGTTACCACTAAAGGACAGTTCCACCAAATTTAATAACCACAACGATGTTGGTAATTATACCCAGTCACATCAATCGGCCAATCTAGAGAAGATTAAATTACTCGAAAGTGAGCATAATAATATGaacaatttcttcagttCAATCTTTCCCTTACTACTTAACATATATGATGCGACTGTGGAGTATAGAGTCAGACGTCTTGTTTTAATAGTAGTCCTAAGACTGATCCATCTAATGGCACCAGAACAGTTAGAGAAGATAGTTTATCACTCTAAAATTACGTTGACTCTAGCCTCTTCGATTACCCATGGTAAAAATCtgttcaaaaataaagtagggaagcaaaaagaaaaagagtTGACTAGAAATTATTCTTTGCTGTATGGATCATTGTTGATAACGCAGAGTCTTATTAATTGCAATCCTGAAGTCTTTTTGAGCGATTTCATGAAAGAAGGTCTGATCTCGCAGATGAAAGACCTATCAGCTATATTTCAATCTgagtttcaaaatattgttgATCATGACATTGAAAGTAGTGCAGGCTTGTATGATTTTTCAACCCAGGAGATATCTGATGAAAGCAGCAGTGAcaacattgaaattgattacgaggaagaagaagaagaagaagaaagtgatAGCTACGGCGGCGATTACGAGGAGGACGAAAGTCATGTACATCAGGCTGAAATCAATGACTTGGATAGTGCTACTGAAGGGTTATCACAAAGAATTCCTTACAAGAATGGAACGGAAAACACTTCCTTATTCAAGCAAAAAGCTTTTAGCATCATGGATGATGGCTTAGGTGATCTCTCAATGAGGAGTATATTAGACTCCTTATCGGCATTGTCAATATCTATTCatgatgattatgatcGACTTTTGGCATCGAACAAAGTTGTGAAGTCTGAAAACTTTCAGTTTCTGGAAAGTTTTAAGGAGAAGTTGGATGCTGATTTGGCACAATTGAACAGAAGTGACTGGGATCAACTATGGTCAAGTTTTGCAAATTCCCTACACCCAAAAGCAAATGGTTCAgcaatttcaagttttgaGTTAATCTCATCAGGGGTAGTTCAAAAATTggttgaagtttttgaaacCCATAAAGATCATAACTTAGCAATGCACAAATCATTTCAGCAtgttttttgttcatcATTCAGTCCGTGTGTCAACGAACAGGCCTCACCATTAGCGTTTATTGTTAAAGCACTAGAAGAAGCGTTAGATAGAAACGAGTCTTTTGGAATAGTTGGGTCTGACAGCGATATCAATAGAACGCCAAAATTTCGCACTGCATCTATGACAAAGCAAATGAGAGTAAAGCTACAGCCTTGTGATTCTGATACTACGGGCCAAGTCCGGGGGTTCTTACTTGTTGTTCATGCGATCGCTacttttgaaacaattcagaattttatcaaatctTCGAAATCTATTAACATCAGAAATACTACAAATCTAAATTCCTCATCTCTTGATGGTGACTTTCACTATGATTTCTATTTAAATGGGGAGAAAGTTCCATCAGATGCAACCATATATGGTGCAATTTATAAATCTCTAGAAAATAAGTATGCTCAACTTGGGTCAACTCGAGAAAATATCATGAAAACAACCCATGTGATTCAATATAAAACAGTTCCGGGCAAGCTAGTACTAGATGACAATTCTGCGAATGAGGAAACTTTAGTCGATCCATTAGAAATTATTGCTGATAAGAATATTCTTATGATActaaaattattgaaaatattgcaTAGCTTTAATTCGAATATTCCAAATCCAAGCACATCAGATAACATATTTATGAACTACAAATTGACTGCAAAATTAAACAGACAGCTAGATGAACCATTGATAGTTGCAAGTGGAATCTTACCTGAATGGTCAGTTATATTACCCAGGGAATTCCCATTTTTATTCCCAATTGAAACGAGAATCTTTTTCCTAAAGTCCACATCTTTTGGATATTCCAGATTGATAGATTATTGGTTAAACCGttccaaagaagaaaacacaaacaatAACCACTCTGGAAGAACCGCTATGCTTGGAAGATCAATCAGACATAAGCTACGTATTTCTCGGGAACGCATATTTTCAAGTACTGTCAAAGTAATGGAATCATATGCTACAAATCCAGGGCTACTAGAGATAGAGTTTTTTGATGAAGTCGGGTCCGGTTTAGGGCCAACCTTGGAGTTTTATTCGGAAGTGTCAAAAAGCTTCAGTAGAGTAAAGTTGCACATGTGGAGAAGCGATCAATATTGTAAACAGCAAAATACAgatgtttcaaaagataAACATGAAGTGCATATACACAATGCTCACGGGTTATTTCCGAGGCCACTACATAAAATGGACCCACATCTTAACAATACCCTACTTTATTTTAAGGTACTAGGTAAGTTTTTGGCACGGTCTTTTATCGATTCACGCTTAATTGATTTCCACTTCAATCCtctgttttttcaattagCGATGAAGTATGCTTGCTTTGAACCTATGAGGGTCAGCTTGGAAGAGTCCATTGAACTGATAAAGCTAATTGACGAATCTTTATCGTCTTCTTTGAGGCACCTTAACTTATACTTGACAGAATTTAGACATACCCCGGAAGAGGAGCGTGCAGATTTCAAGATTATGGGTGCCACAGTATCAGACTTAATGTTAACTTTTGTATTACCTGGttatgaagaaattaaattGATACCAGGAGGCGATGATGTTTCAGTAACAGCCGAAAACCTGGACTTATACATTAGTGCCATTGTTGAGTACACACTTTATGATGGGGTTAGCCAGCAGATCAAATCATTTGTCGATGGTTTTTCGGAAGTTTTTCCCTTTAGTTCCTTAAAACTGTTTTCTCCGGAAGAATTAACTCGCTTATCAGGTAATGCCGTTGAAAATTGGTCAGTAGAAACTTTATTAGCTGTTGTTCGTTCAGACCATGGCTATACAAATCATTCTCAACAAATTGAGTGGTTGATCGACATTATGTCCAAGTTTgagaaagaagagagacggaagtttttgaaattcattACGGGATCACCAAGGTTACCATTTAATGGTTTTAAGGGATTATCTCCACCTTTTACAGTTGTTTTGAAGCATACAGAGGACAATTTAAGACCGGACGATTATTTACCAAGCGTTATGACTTGTGCCAACTACCTCAAGTTGCCAAGATACTCTAGTCGTGAGGTTATGCTTGCGAAAATCAAACAGGCGATGAATGAGGGCACGAACGCTTTCCTCCTATCATAG
- a CDS encoding uncharacterized protein (PKUD0B04370; similar to Saccharomyces cerevisiae YNL106C (INP52) and YOR109W (INP53); ancestral locus Anc_2.171), with amino-acid sequence MTMNILVRQGTKRTLALQSATHVLLFRYINETQKCAIELIDRESFSSKSYKQLSRSKPQGFLGLIEMNNDIFLCVITFKLHVAQPLPHESIYKIVDVEFHSLTNDTWDFLDMNSNGYPNIENEPNGASSSIHNDYTPRIPQHPCWELRKLLSDGSFFYSTDFDLTSTLQGRGVHDRQRLSMDLFHTDYMWNDFMMEGIINYRNNLSEKQKLILDDDHFLTTVIRGFAETLNAQVDGKPCTITIISKQSWKRAGTRFNVRGVDDDGNVANFVETELIFTNHHYIFAFTQIRGSIPVFWEQDTALIAPKVQITRSFEAAQPTFAKHFEMLNSKYGPIHIVNLLSKTRSSEIELSETYKAHFKKLQSTTPDSVFFTDFDFHHETAKTYADATRLLPFLHDSFRAFDYFLYDNKRHIVVNEQKGTFRTNCLDCLDRTNVIQQVISLNALMEFLHSVHYHDFSNLKNRHSTLWADHGDRISQIYTGTNALKSSFSRSGKMGFAGALSDATKSISRIYINNFVDKGKQQVTDTLLGKISNQNQVMIYDPVNDFINSELQKFESKFTTHESINIFTGTFNLAGAHNNKNLTDWLFPYDNFNPDLFVIGFQEVIELNASNILKSDGSVGQYWTKEVEKTIQKNANDNYILLRSEFMSSILLLLFVKEDKVPLVTEVEGKSKKTGLGGMTANKGTVAIRLNIASTSFCFVNSHFAAGLSYTEERNNDFISSWNGVRFSRNRYIKHHDNIVWLGDLNYRITFPNEKARALIKENDLSTLFTRDQLSYQMMRIKEFKCFQESEIKFPPTYKFDKFSDDYDTSEKQRVPAWTDRIIYRGKYLESVAYDSVPIVKFTDHRPVFSVFNSRITIIDEETKDSISNKLRESFLNNSNGKSEYIDLNDVASSAASSVMSTNSSRATTINLIDMDTSTPSTTPPLPRRPVPPVYNAQETKKMLVPGLTPVNIQNAIHVPNIVKQTPRASPASSEPTNFGSISVMTPTISRSGSTPPPPPPRRKPAESASQPSSPMHGASSLQEKVAEPLKTAPIVPSKPKALNGIYTGDLNKSSSSQAQASTTSWVPMTPTKKL; translated from the coding sequence ATGACAATGAATATACTGGTGAGGCAAGGAACAAAGAGAACGCTTGCTCTTCAATCGGCTACCCATGTTCTCCTGTTTAGATACATCAACGAAACACAGAAATGTGCaattgaattgattgaCAGGGAGTCGTTTTCATCGAAGTCGTACAAGCAACTCTCCCGATCAAAACCTCAGGGGTTTCTTGGATTAATTGAAATGAATAATGACATTTTTTTGTGTGTAATTACTTTTAAACTTCATGTTGCACAACCACTACCTCATGAATCCATCTATAAAATCGTCGATGTTGAATTTCATTCCTTGACGAATGACACTTGGGATTTTCTGGATATGAACTCAAATGGTTACCCtaacattgaaaatgagcCAAATGGTGCCTCTTCCTCAATTCACAACGATTATACTCCAAGAATTCCCCAACATCCATGCTGGGAATTAAGGAAACTTTTATCTGATGGTTCCTTTTTCTATAGTACTGATTTCGATTTAACTAGTACACTACAAGGTAGAGGAGTTCATGATAGACAAAGGTTGTCCATGGATTTATTCCATACGGACTACATGTGGAATGACTTTATGATGGAAGGTATAATTAATTATAGAAATAATCTATCGGAAAAACAGAAGCTGATTCTAGACGATGATCACTTTCTAACTACTGTCATTAGAGGATTTGCGGAAACATTAAATGCACAAGTGGATGGGAAACCTTGCACAATCACAATTATTTCTAAACAATCCTGGAAAAGAGCAGGCACTCGGTTCAATGTCAGAGGAgtggatgatgatggaaATGTTGCTaattttgttgaaacaGAACTAATATTCACCAATCACCATTACATTTTTGCATTCACACAAATCAGAGGCTCGATACCAGTTTTCTGGGAACAGGATACAGCGCTTATAGCACCTAAAGTCCAAATCACCAGAAGCTTTGAAGCTGCGCAACCTACTTTTGcaaaacattttgaaatgttgAATAGTAAATACGGCCCTATTCATATTGTTAACTTATTATCGAAAACCAGAAGTTCTGAAATTGAGTTGAGTGAAACGTACAAGGCTCacttcaagaaattgcAGTCAACTACCCCAGATTCCGTCTTCTTCACcgattttgatttccatCATGAAACCGCTAAAACTTATGCTGATGCAACAAGACTACTGCCATTTTTACATGACTCTTTCCGGGCATTTGATTATTTTCTATACGATAATAAACGCCATATTGTTGTTAACGAGCAAAAAGGTACGTTTAGAACCAATTGTTTGGATTGTCTTGATAGAACCAACGTCATTCAACAGGTTATATCTCTAAATGCTTTGATGGAATTTTTACATTCTGTGCATTACCAtgatttctccaacttgaaaaatagGCATAGTACGTTATGGGCTGATCACGGTGACAGAATCTCTCAAATTTATACAGGTACCAATGCTCTTAAGTCGAGTTTCTCTAGAAGTGGTAAGATGGGGTTTGCGGGAGCTTTATCTGATGCCACAAAATCTATCAGTAGGATCTACATCAATAATTTTGTAGATAAAGGTAAACAGCAAGTCACAGATACTTTACTAGGTAAAAtctcaaatcaaaatcaggTTATGATTTATGATCCTGTAAATGACTTTATCAATTCTGAGTTACAAAAGTTTGAATCGAAATTTACAACACATGAGAGTATTAATATTTTCACCGGTACTTTTAATTTAGCAGGAGCTCATAACAATAAAAACCTGACTGACTGGCTATTCCCATACGACAATTTCAATCCCGATTTATTTGTTATTGGTTTTCAAGAAGTCATCGAACTAAATGCTTCAAACATTCTAAAGTCTGATGGCTCTGTCGGACAGTATTGGACTAAGGAAGTGGAGAAAACAATTCAGAAGAATGCCAATGATAACTATATCTTGCTTAGGTCTGAATTCATgtcatcaattttattaCTGCTTTTTGTCAAAGAAGATAAAGTTCCCCTTGTAACTGAAGTGGAAGGtaaatcaaagaaaacaggTTTAGGTGGTATGACAGCCAATAAAGGTACTGTCGCAATAAGGTTGAACATAGCCTCAACTTCTTTCTGTTTTGTCAACTCACATTTTGCAGCTGGCTTAAGTTACACCGAAGAGAGAAATAATGACTTCATCAGTAGTTGGAATGGTGTCAGATTTTCCAGGAATAGATACATAAAACATCATGACAATATTGTTTGGCTTGGTGATTTAAATTATAGAATCACTTTTCCCAATGAAAAGGCCAGAGCGTTGATTAAGGAGAATGATTTATCAACTCTATTCACAAGAGATCAACTCTCTTACCAAATGATGagaatcaaagaattcaagTGTTTCCAGGAATCTGAAATCAAATTTCCTCCTACTTATAAATTTGACAAATTTTCAGATGATTACGATACTTCTGAGAAGCAAAGAGTACCAGCTTGGACGGACAGAATAATTTACAGGGGAAAATATTTGGAATCAGTTGCTTATGATTCTGTTCCAATAGTAAAATTTACTGACCACAGACCAGTCTTTAGTGTTTTCAACTCAAGAATTACCATAATTGATGAGGAAACTAAAGATAGCATATCTAATAAATTACGTGAATCGTTTCTTAATAACTCCAATGGTAAGTCAGAGTACATAGATCTCAATGATGTTGCTTCCTCAGCGGCATCTTCAGTCATGTCTACAAATTCATCGAGGGCAACGACAATAAACCTGATTGATATGGATACTAGTACTCCGTCCACTACACCACCATTACCAAGAAGACCCGTCCCTCCTGTCTATAATGCACAGGAGACCAAAAAGATGCTCGTACCTGGTTTGACCCCCGTTAATATACAAAACGCTATCCACGTTCCAAACATAGTCAAGCAAACTCCAAGGGCGTCTCCGGCAAGTTCAGAGCCAACTAATTTTGGTTCAATTTCGGTCATGACCCCAACAATCTCTAGGTCAGGATCAACACCACCCCCTCCCCCTCCAAGGAGGAAACCTGCAGAGTCGGCTAGCCAACCTTCGTCACCAATGCACGGCGCCTCTTCTttacaagaaaaagttGCTGAACCACTGAAAACTGCACCTATTGTTCCTTCCAAGCCCAAGGCACTAAATGGTATTTACACTGGCGACTTAAATAAAAGTTCATCGAGTCAGGCCCAAGCTTCAACTACGTCTTGGGTGCCAATGACTCCTACAAAGAAACTGTAA
- a CDS encoding uncharacterized protein (PKUD0B04360), translating to MVKMAGNTAAKTLVIGLAGLYAVKVIADQQPPKTNVAHVQERITHAPGAGLNVGQHPLQEVHDTSDQSLSNLKKYIQLSGDEASQRAMSIYDEAYSKVLDAKKKLDDASSSGSNKFWADGTNEEILKKNYDEASKRLADLKKYLNDYVDSANSGISENIKKGANVAQGYASDAYSKLVGSKESAEDVYKGNAEYFSEKAREAKKEWDDTKSSWFKWRKAQSKEVQDRAEAKYNFFKQRSDSAISQLTKYLEESGQDAKKIVDDFNKELQRKASQAADKASQVKEDAISKGYDLKDAAGKHVENAKDSVKENADTAKLYAEGYKDRAVQAGYDAKEAAGKHVENAKDSVKENADTAKLYAEGYKDRAVQAGYDAKEAAGKHVENAKDSVKENADTAKLYAEGYRDRAVQAGYDAKEAIDEQGEYMKKKLYNAKDAVADTASDVKDIVDENGKYIKNKAYDAKDAAAEGASNAKEYVGENVEYLRDQAAKAKEDAINAGSDARGYVDSKASDIKSFAHENIDYAKDKASEVSGDVKESVDENAKYAKNKYVDVKERVAQAGYDTNEKIKDDAKYVKDSVQDGAETAKNWLGSVGSATKNFFVDKYNSLYNSLGIFRASTLEIAEEAAKYYDEEVAKAKKEYDEARGGWFGLKRAKPQEIQDAAREHWEILKAKQSAAHQELQRWKSNNK from the coding sequence ATGGTAAAGATGGCAGGAAATACTGCAGCTAAAACTTTGGTTATAGGGCTTGCAGGTTTATACGCAGTTAAGGTTATTGCAGACCAACAACCACCGAAAACTAATGTTGCACATGTCCAAGAAAGAATCACACATGCTCCAGGAGCAGGCTTAAACGTTGGTCAGCATCCCCTACAAGAGGTACATGACACGAGTGACCAATCATTatccaatttgaaaaagtacATTCAATTATCTGGTGACGAGGCGTCACAGCGGGCTATGTCGATCTACGACGAGGCATACAGCAAAGTCTTGGATGCGAAGAAAAAGCTAGATGACGCTTCCAGTTCGGGCTCAAACAAGTTTTGGGCAGATGGAACAAACGAggaaatattgaagaagaattatGATGAGGCTTCAAAGAGACTAGCGgacttgaagaaatactTGAATGATTATGTTGATTCTGCAAACTCGGGCATTTccgaaaacatcaaaaagGGAGCAAATGTTGCACAAGGATATGCGTCAGATGCCTACAGCAAACTCGTCGGCAGTAAAGAATCTGCAGAAGATGTTTACAAGGGCAATGCCGAATATTTCTCTGAGAAGGCTAGAGAAGCTAAGAAAGAGTGGGATGACACTAAATCAAGCTGGTTCAAATGGAGAAAGGCACAATCCAAGGAAGTTCAAGACCGTGCTGAAGCCAAGTATAACTTCTTTAAGCAAAGAAGTGACTCCGCAATTTCGCAATTAACTAAATATTTAGAGGAAAGTGGTCAAGATGCCAAGAAAATTGTGgatgatttcaacaaggagCTTCAACGTAAGGCTTCTCAAGCTGCTGATAAAGCATCTCAAGTCAAGGAAGATGCAATTTCCAAGGGATACGATTTGAAGGATGCAGCTGGAAAACACGTTGAGAACGCTAAGGACTCGGTTAAGGAGAATGCAGACACTGCCAAGTTGTATGCCGAAGGTTACAAGGACAGAGCAGTCCAGGCTGGATATGATGCAAAAGAGGCAGCTGGAAAACACGTTGAGAACGCTAAGGACTCGGTTAAGGAGAATGCAGACACTGCCAAGTTGTATGCCGAAGGTTACAAGGACAGAGCAGTCCAGGCTGGATATGATGCAAAAGAGGCAGCTGGAAAACACGTTGAGAACGCTAAGGACTCGGTTAAGGAGAATGCAGACACTGCCAAGTTGTATGCCGAAGGTTACAGGGACAGAGCAGTTCAAGCAGGATATGATGCAAAAGAGGCTATTGACGAACAAGGAGAATAcatgaaaaagaaactttATAATGCAAAAGATGCAGTAGCAGATACCGCATCGGACGTAAAagatattgttgatgaaaatggaaaatataTCAAGAACAAGGCTTATGATGCGAAGGATGCCGCTGCTGAGGGCGCCTCCAACGCTAAAGAATATGTTGGCGAAAATGTTGAGTATCTGCGGGATCAAGCGGCTAAAGCTAAGGAAGACGCTATCAATGCGGGGTCTGACGCAAGGGGCTATGTTGATAGTAAGGCTTCTGACATCAAGAGCTTTGCTCATGAAAATATAGACTATGCTAAAGATAAGGCTTCTGAGGTTTCTGGCGACGTCAAAGaatctgttgatgaaaatgcaaaatatgcaaaaaacaaatatgTGGATGTTAAGGAGAGAGTTGCTCAAGCTGGATACGACACAAAcgagaaaataaaagacGATGCTAAGTATGTGAAAGATTCCGTTCAAGATGGTGCAGAAACTGCAAAAAATTGGCTAGGTAGTGTTGGCTCTGCAACCAAGAACttctttgttgataaatACAACTCTTTGTATAACAGTTTGGGAATTTTCCGTGCATCGACACTTGAAATTGCAGAGGAAGCAGCTAAGTATTATGATGAGGAGGTTGCCAAGGCTAAGAAGGAGTACGATGAAGCTCGTGGTGGCTGGTTTGGTCTCAAAAGAGCAAAGCCACAAGAAATTCAAGATGCTGCTCGAGAGCATTGGGAAATTCTTAAGGCCAAGCAGAGTGCTGCACATCAAGAGCTACAAAGATGGAAGAGTaacaacaaataa